One part of the Kwoniella dendrophila CBS 6074 chromosome 5, complete sequence genome encodes these proteins:
- a CDS encoding myosin-1, with product MAISKKAGKKGVSGLLGGGGGAAKSAKVQKADWSEGFKKKKAAGVPDMTLLSTITNEAINDNLKQRFNNQEIYTYIAHVLISVNPFRDLGIYTNEILNSYRGKNRLEMTPHVFAIAESAYYRMTTEKENQCVIISGESGAGKTEAAKRIMQYIAAVSGGEGSTSGGIESVKEMVLATNPLLESFGCAKTLRNDNSSRHGKYLEIMFNSLGQPVGAQITNYLLEKNRVVGQIEDERDFHIFYQFTKGASAEQKEAFGLQGPEAYAYTSRSGCLDVKSINDVSDFQETIRAMQIIGLSANEQNSIFRVLATILWLGNVEFVEDDDGNATISDTGVTDFAGYLMEVDPQQLQKVLLTRVMETQRGGRRGSVYEVPLNVAQASSGRDALSKALYNNLFEWIVSRVNVSMKPQQNPEYVIGVLDIYGFEIFQDNSFEQLCINYVNEKLQQIFIELTLKAEQEEYVREQIKWTPIKFFDNAVVCSLIEDKRPAGIFATLNDATATAHADPSAADNSFIQRSNMLSSNPNFEARGNKFLIKHYAGDVLYNVAGMTDKNKDTLIKDILDLIEGSKDDFLHTLFPEKVDHSNKKRPPTAGDKIKASANALVDNLMRCQPHYIRTIKPNQHRSPTEYDDKAILHQVKYLGLQENIRVRRAGFAYRAEFSKMIQRFYLLSPATSYAGDYIWDGDDRSGCERILTDAKISKDEWQMGVTKAFIKNPETLFYLEGERDKYWHTMASRIQRAWRAYVRRKVEAAIKIQRFWRNQKESLVYARKRDYGHEVLAGRKERRRFSLLGMRKFMGDYLDVGGTSPQGEMLRNAAQIGPAETVHFSSRAELLVSKLGRSSKLSPRFLIVTDKAVYFVVSAAKDGRVTTSLERKIPLVTIKSISMTNLRDDFVALNIPPCEEGDPIFTCSLKTEMMCVILTLTGGNMNVSIGPTIEYLKKKDKRAQIAAKKDESITGDAVYKSHTIAVGSGEPASSVSNPMPPRKPKAKKAAKAAPSSRPTNRPTAKVLPGASKPAAPAAMASMPSAPAAVKASAAVKPSVATGAARAPPSIPGRGAPPPPPPPPAAPAKEMYKALYNFAGQPGEINLVKGEEVEVKEKDDNGWWMVVKNGQEGWAPSNYLKLVESAPPPPPPPPPAARRAPPPPAPAVNGSALSTPPSSRPVSTIGSKPALAPAVKPKPAIPAKPSVGAKPAGLAAGGGKPPVPSAPKIAPSNAGKKPGQVAQPSAQGGQMDLAAVFARRAQQARGE from the exons ATG GCTATTTCAAAGAAAGCAGGAAAGAAAGGAGTCAGTGGTCTtctaggtggaggaggtggagcTGCTAAATCTGCCAAAGTGcaaaag GCCGATTGGAGTGAAGgtttcaagaagaagaaagctgcAGGTGTACCTGATATGACATTATTGAGTACAATAACAAACGAAGCTATCAATGATAACCTCAAACAACGTTTCAACAATCAAGAGATATAT ACTTATATCGCACATGTATTGATCTCGGTCAATCCCTTCAGAG ACTTGGGCATATATACAAACGAAATATTAAACTCATATAGGGGtaaaaatagattagaaaTGACACCGCACGTATTCGCTATAGCTGAATCAGCATATTATAGAATGAcaactgaaaaagaaaatcaatgtGTAATCATTTCAGGTGAATCAGGTGCAGGAAAGACTGAAGCTGCAAAAAGGATTATGCAGTATATCGCTGCtgtttcaggtggtgaaggtagtACTTCAGGTGGAATTGAAAGTGTAAAAGAAATGGTTTTAGCAACAAATCCTTTATTAGAAAGTTTCGGGTGTGCTAAAACTCTTAGAAATGATAATTCTAGTCGACAT GGTAAATATCTAGAGATCATGTTCAATAGTTTAGGTCAACCGGTTGGTGCTCAAATTACCAACTACCTACTGgaaaag AATCGAGTGGTAGGGCAGATCGAGGATGAAAGAGATTTCCACATCTTCTATCAGTTCACAAAAGGTGCAAGTGCAGAGCAGAAAG AGGCGTTCGGATTACAAGGACCTGAAGCATATGCTTACACAAGTAGAAGTGGATGTTTAGATGTTAAAAGTATAAATGATGTTTCGGATTTCCAGGAAACTATC CGTGCGATGCAAATAATTGGGTTATCAGCCAACGAGCAAAACTCGATCTTCCGTGTATTGGCCACCATACTTTGGCTAGGAAATGTCGAATTTGTGGAGGACGATGATGGAAATGCCACAATCTCAGATACAGGAGTAACTGATTTTGCCGGTTATCTCATGGAAGTTGATCCTCAGCAATTACAAAAAGTATTGTTGACTAGGGTCATGGAAACTCAGCGtggtggtagaagaggtagtgTTTATGAAGTACCTCTTAATGTCGCTCAAGCAAGTTCAGGTAGAGACGCTTTGTCCAAAGCTTT ATACAACAACCTTTTCGAATGGATTGTTAGTCGGGTCAATGTCTCCATGAAGCCTCAGCAGAATCCCGAATATGTCATTGGTGTTCTGGATATCTA TGGATTTGAGATTTTCCAA GATAACAGTTTCGAGCAGCTTTGTATCAATTATGTCAACGAGAAGTTGCAGCAAATCTTTATCGAATTGACATTGAAAGCTGAACAGGAGGAGTATGTACGAGAGCAAATTAAGTGGACTCCGATCAAGT TCTTCGATAACGCCGTAGTATGCTCCCTCATCGAAGACAAGCGACCAGCCGGTATCTTCGCGACTTTGAATGATGCGACTGCAACAGCCCATGCTGATCCATCAGCAGCCGATAACTCCTTTATTCAACGATCAAATATGCTTTCATCTAACCCCAACTTTGAAGCTAGAGGAAACAAATTCTTGATCAAGCATTATGCTGGTGACGTGTTATACAATGTTGCTGGTATGACAGATAAAAACAAGGATACCTTGATCAAAGACATATTAGACTTGATCGAAGGGTCCAAAGATGATTTCTTGCATACTCTTTTCCCAGAGAAGGTTGATCACTCGAACAAGAAGAGACCTCCAACCGCCGGTGACAAGATCAAAGCTTCAGCCAACGCTTTAGTGGATAATCTGATGAG ATGTCAACCACATTACATTCGAACGATCAAACCTAATCAGCATAGATCTCCTACCGAATACGATGACAAAGCTATTCTGCATCAGGTCAAATATTTAGGTCTTCAAGAAAATATCAGAGTTAGACGAGCAGGTTTCGCATATCGAGCCGAATTTTCCAAGATGATCCAAAG ATTCTACTTGTTATCTCCTGCAACTTCTTACGCTGGTGATTATATCTGGGATGGTGATGACAGATCAGGTTGTGAAAGGATCTTGACAGATGCTAAAATTTCGAAAGATGAATGGCAAATGGGTGTTACCAAGGCTTTTATCAAGAACCCTGAAACG cttttctaccttgaaggtgaaagagataaaTACTGGCATACCATGGCATCACGAATTCAGCGTGCATGGAGAGCCTATGTGAGAAGAAAGGTTGAAGCAGCTATTAAGATTCAAAGATTCTGGAGAAATCAGAAGGAGTCTCTCGTTTATGCTAGGAAGAGGGATTACGGGCATGAAGTCTTGGctggaagaaaagaaagaagaagatttagtcTGTTGGGTATGAGGAAGTTTATGGGCGATTATCTTGATGTCGGAGGTACAAGTCCGCAAGGTGAAATGCTCAGAAATGCCGCTCAAATTGGTC CTGCCGAAACCGTGCACTTCAGTTCAAGAGCAGAGTTACTGGTCTCGAAACTAGGTAGATCAAGTAAACTTAGTCCACGTTTCTTGATAGTT ACCGATAAAGCTGTCTATTTCGTTGTTTCAGCTGCTAAAGACGGTAGAGTGACAACGAGTTTGGAAAGGAAGATCCCTCTTGTCACAATCAAATCCATTTCCATGACCAATTTGAGAGATGATTTCGTC GCACTCAACATTCCTCCatgtgaagaaggtgatccTATATTCACTTGTTCCTTGAAGACAGAAATGATGTGTGTCATTCTCACATTGACCGGAGGCAATATGAACGTTAGCATTGGACCAAC AATTgaatacctgaagaagaaggacaaACGGGCACAAATTGCTGCCAAGAAAGATGAGAGCATTACTGGTGACGCGGTATACAAGAGTCATACGATTGCTGTAGGATCCGGTGAACCGGCCTCAAGTG TGTCAAACCCTATGCCACCGCGAAAGCCTAAAGCCAAGAAAGCTGCCAAAGCTGCTCCTTCC AGTCGACCCACCAACCGTCCCACTGCCAAAGTATTACCAGGTGCATCGAAACCTGCAGCACCTGCAGCTATGGCTTCTATGCCATCTGCTCCGGCTGCAGTAAAAGCTTCCGCTGCTGTCAAACCTTCTGTAGCCACTGGCGCAGCTCGAGCTCCACCTTCTATACCAGGACGAGGTGCGCCccctccacctcctcctccacctgctGCTCCAGCCAAAGAAATGTATAAAGCTCTGTACAACTTTGCAGGGCAACCAGGAGAGATAAATTTGGTTAagggtgaagaagttgaagtgaaGGAAAAGGATGATAATG GTTGGTGGATGGTTGTGAAGAATGGTCAAGAAGGTTGGGCACCTTCCAACTA CTTGAAACTCGTTGAGTCTGCTCCCCCACCCCCACCACCGCCTCCGCCAGCCGCGAGACgtgcaccaccacctccagcacCAGCGGTGAACGGATCAGCTTTATCTACTCCACCTTCGTCCAGACCAGTATCTACGATAGGTTCCAAACCAGCTTTAGCTCCAGCGGtaaaacctaaacctgctaTTCCTGCCAAACCATCTGTTGGAGCCAAACCTGCAGGTCTTGCTGCAGGAGGCGGTAAACCACCTGTACCTAGTGCACCTAAAATTGCGCCTTCAAATGCAGGTAAAAAACCAGGCCAAGTTGCTCAACCTTCAGCTCAAGGTGGTCAAATGGATCTAGCAGCGGT GTTCGCTAGAAGAGCTCAACAAGCTAGAGGGGAATAG